A single region of the Streptomyces diastaticus subsp. diastaticus genome encodes:
- a CDS encoding DUF6083 domain-containing protein, producing the protein MTATLVRAEHGQPLPERAEAVPSPGAGKPMTCRYCLAPGRWHTTVGGAWIPMEPDPFPAYRVPARHRWRIAPDGTALPLGRAVPADTCRVSHFSVCPARPAPLESPELLARRRSHGGRG; encoded by the coding sequence ATGACCGCGACCCTGGTCCGCGCCGAGCACGGCCAGCCGCTCCCCGAACGGGCTGAGGCGGTGCCCTCGCCCGGCGCGGGGAAGCCGATGACCTGCCGTTACTGCCTCGCGCCCGGCCGCTGGCACACCACGGTCGGCGGTGCCTGGATACCGATGGAGCCCGACCCCTTCCCCGCGTACCGGGTCCCGGCGCGTCACCGGTGGCGGATCGCGCCGGACGGGACGGCGCTGCCACTCGGCCGGGCGGTCCCGGCGGACACCTGTCGGGTCAGCCACTTCTCGGTCTGCCCGGCCCGCCCGGCCCCGCTGGAGTCCCCCGAGTTGCTGGCGCGCCGGCGCTCCCACGGCGGGCGGGGCTGA
- a CDS encoding zinc-binding dehydrogenase, with protein sequence MRAVVIRAYGGPEVLRYEEVPDPVPGPGEVRIAVRACGVHFIEGRLRAGGAEGLPPAPGLPAIMGSETAGTVDAVGEGVGDAWLGRRVVTRSPSPGGYASLVTAPVSALHELPDALGHEAAVTLIGTGAITLDFLDQVAPVPEDVLLVLSAAGGIGRLAVPHVRALGGTVIGAAGGTAKTGTVRALGADLAVDYDRPGWSEAVRARFGTDRPVTAVLDGVGGEKAAEAYGLLADGGRLVTIGASSGSWFAPDPQEAAARSVTVVPAIERWVAQDADPRLSRARALEAGAAGRLEAGYQSFALSEAAHAHAEMAARRTTGKVVLVP encoded by the coding sequence ATGAGGGCAGTGGTCATACGCGCGTACGGCGGCCCCGAGGTACTCCGGTACGAGGAGGTGCCCGACCCCGTCCCGGGTCCGGGAGAGGTCCGGATCGCCGTCCGGGCGTGCGGTGTCCACTTCATCGAGGGCCGGCTGCGGGCCGGCGGCGCGGAAGGGCTGCCGCCCGCCCCGGGGCTGCCCGCGATCATGGGCAGCGAGACGGCGGGCACGGTCGACGCGGTGGGCGAGGGCGTGGGCGACGCGTGGCTCGGGCGACGCGTGGTCACCCGGTCCCCGAGCCCGGGCGGCTACGCCTCGCTCGTCACCGCCCCCGTCTCCGCACTGCACGAACTGCCGGACGCCCTCGGCCACGAGGCCGCCGTCACCCTCATCGGCACCGGCGCCATCACGCTCGACTTCCTCGACCAGGTCGCCCCGGTCCCCGAGGACGTGCTGCTGGTCCTCTCGGCCGCCGGGGGGATCGGCCGCCTCGCCGTCCCTCACGTCCGTGCGCTCGGCGGCACCGTGATCGGCGCGGCCGGCGGCACCGCCAAGACCGGGACGGTGCGTGCGCTCGGCGCCGACCTCGCCGTCGACTACGACCGGCCGGGCTGGAGCGAGGCCGTCCGCGCCCGCTTCGGCACCGACCGGCCCGTCACCGCCGTCCTCGACGGCGTCGGCGGAGAGAAGGCCGCCGAGGCGTACGGGCTGCTCGCCGACGGCGGTCGTCTGGTCACCATCGGCGCCTCCTCCGGCAGCTGGTTCGCCCCCGACCCGCAGGAGGCGGCCGCCCGCTCGGTGACGGTCGTCCCCGCCATCGAACGGTGGGTCGCCCAGGACGCCGACCCCCGGCTCTCCCGCGCCCGTGCCCTGGAGGCGGGAGCGGCCGGCCGCCTGGAGGCCGGCTACCAGAGCTTCGCCCTCAGCGAAGCGGCCCACGCCCACGCGGAGATGGCGGCCCGCCGGACCACCGGGAAGGTCGTCCTGGTCCCCTGA